TCTCTGATGTTGTGGCTTGGCGCGCGACTTCGATGCGGGCTGGGTTTGAGAGGAACGTGTTTGTGATGCGCTCGATCTCTGGTGCCATAGTCGCCGAGAAGAAAAGCGTCTGGCGGGTGAACGGCGTAAGACTGAAGATGCGCTCAATATCAGGGATAAAGCCCATGTCGAGCATGCGGTCGGCTTCGTCAACCACCATGATTTGTACACCAGTCAGCAAGAGCTTGCCGCGTTCAAAATGGTCAAGCAGGCGTCCTGGTGTGGCAATGAGAACGTCTGCGCCCCGGTTGATCACAGCCTCTTGCTCTTTGAAGCTAACACCACCGATGAGCAGGGCTTTATTGAGTTTCACATATTTGGCGTAGGCGTCGAAGTTTTCAGCAACCTGCGCCGCCAGCTCACGTGTGGGGCAGAGAACAAGGCTGCGAGGCATCCGTGCGCGGGCCCGGCCACGGGCAAGCATCGAGATCATTGGCAGAGTGAATGACGCGGTCTTGCCAGTGCCTGTCTGGGCGATGCCCAAAACGTCACGGCCTTCGAGTGCGGGAGGAATCGCGCCAGCCTGAATGGGAGTGGGTGTTTCGTAGCCTGTGTCGGCAACAGCTTTGAGAACCTTTGGATCAAGATTCAGATCAGAAAATTTTGTCATGTGTATCCGTTGTTTACGGACACATCAGGGCCCGTAGCATCTTGGCAGGAGTTAGGCCCGTTTGGCCCAGCCTAGCGCTTTATCAACTCCTGACAGGGTCTTTAGCCAAAAGGGGCGGTAAGGTCAATGTGTCCGCACGGTTGGCACCGTTTTACGCGGTTATACAGCTGAAGTGATACCTGTCTGCTTTAATCATTTTGCTGGCTTTTATGTGCGCGGTCCAAAGTGCTTTTGTCGTTTGGCCTCTAGCTCCAGATCGTAGTTGCGCAAAAGGCCATGATCATCCAAGCGCTTCAAAAGCTCGGGTGTCGCAGTGCAGACTTCCTCATAAAATGCTTTGAGGCCCTCCTCGCCATCCGTGTCTTCGATCGTTTTTAACAACTCGTGAAGTGTAAGCCCGCCAAGCTCTGGTGCGCGGTTTGGCTTGAGTTCGGCGCGATAGACGCCGTGAGAGAGCCGATAGCGGTAGTTTTGCATCCAGTGGCCATAGCTTGCGGCGTGGATGTGGCAGAGTTCTGTGCCGAGAAGTTCTTCTTGCTCAGGGTTTTGGACACCACCGAGGAAGACGTTGTGGATACGAAAATCTGCCTCTTCGGAGCCAGTGCGGGCGAAGAGCTTACCGGCGACGTGGCTGAGAAAACCACCATTTAAGTGATGGCCGTATGTCGGATAAATTGCGTCTGTTTCGCGCTGACGCTGCTTGCGCTCGTTGGTCATCGCTTTGAAGTAGGTGCCCGTCTGAGAGGCGAGGGCTTCGATCGGCCGCACGCGTGCGGCCATGCAGCCTTTGGGCAAAGCGGCGAGCTGTTCCGCAAGGGTCTGCTCACGGGGCCAAAGGAACTCATCGACATCGATATGCGCAAGCCAATCGAGCCCGTCCGCTTTGCGTTTGTAGGCGTGGCGTGCATTTGCGCCTTGTCGCGCTTGGTGTTTTACGGGGCGGTTCTTGCCGCGCCAGTGCTCTCCATGCGTGCGTAGGACGCGCAGCTTGGGGTGTTGTCTTAGAGCTTGAAAGGCGGGCTTGTTGTCATCATCAAGATACAGGATGAGCCTATCAGCCCCTAGCTCCAGATGGTGCGCAGCGAAGCGCTCGATCTCCTCCAGAGGGGCTTTAATCGTGCTTACAATGCCCCACTTCATCGCGATTTTGCCTCAGCGTTGCGGGCGCTAGCGCGGCGTTGTTTCATTATAGCGAGACGGCGGAAGATTGTCCCATCTTCGGCGTTCAGCGCATCAAGCAGGCTGAGTGCTAGTGGCTTGAGCACTGGGGCTTGCTCGGCTTGAAGATAAAGCGGAGCCAGCAAGGCCAGATCCAGGCCGCCGTTGTTGAGCGAGTATTGATCCATCGCGAGAGGCATAGGGGCGGGGCTGCGCTTTCCGAAACGATGAGGCTCTTCAGGAGCAAGGCCTGTGAAAAGGCGCTCAAATTCGTAGAGCTTTATGAGGCCAAAGAGCACTTTGAGAGATGCGCCCAGGGCCTGCTCAGAACCGATTGTGCCGTGATCGGCGAATGTCATCGCAGAGGAGACTTGCCAGCGCAGGTCAAGTTGTGTGAGCAGGTGGGGGCTTTCCTCGGCCCAGAGGCGGCGAAAGAGAGGGGCAGCACCTGCAGGGGGCTCGTCGCGACGGAGCAGTGCGATTAGGCGGGCATTGAGAAAGGCGAGCTCAGAGAGGCCGCTAAACTCACGCGCTATCATGCTGGATTTTAAAGCAAATGTGCCACGTTCGCTTTGAGGCTCTGCTGCACTTTCGGGCAGCAGGCTTGCCCTCAATGGGGCGAAGTCTTGTGTGAGATCAAACGATTCGTCGTCCATATGAAACGGCGTGCGGCGTTTCATCCAGCGTGCGATAATTTCTTCTGCGCCGCCTGCGTATGTAAGGGTTTGCGAACTCATAAAAAAATACTGCCACGGGGTGGCGACCTAGACCATCATTTCCTTTGTCGCGGTGAGTTTGATCTCTTTGTGATCGCGCTCGACGCGGTCAATATCCCACTGAAGACGTGTGAGATACACGATGTCTCCATCGTGGTCGTGAGCGATATGTTGTTTGTTTAAATTGACAAATTTTTCAACATCTTGACGTTCACCATTCACCCAGCGAGCGGACTTGAATTGAGAGCCTTCAAAGCGCACAGGAAGGCCATACTCGAGCTCGATGCGGCTTGCGAGCACTTCAAACTGAAGCGCGCCGACCACACCGACGATGAAGCCAGAGCCGATGCTTGGCTTGAAAACTTTGGCGGCTCCCTCTTCGGCAAATTGCATCAGGGCCTTTTCGAGGTGCTTAGACTTCATCGGATCCATCGCACGTACACCTTGCAAAAGCTCGGGTGCAAAGGAGGGAATATTGGTAACGCGCAAAAGTTCACCTTCGGTTAACGTATCGCCGATACGCAACTGGCCGTGGTTGGG
This genomic window from Lentibacter algarum contains:
- a CDS encoding glycosyltransferase family 2 protein gives rise to the protein MKWGIVSTIKAPLEEIERFAAHHLELGADRLILYLDDDNKPAFQALRQHPKLRVLRTHGEHWRGKNRPVKHQARQGANARHAYKRKADGLDWLAHIDVDEFLWPREQTLAEQLAALPKGCMAARVRPIEALASQTGTYFKAMTNERKQRQRETDAIYPTYGHHLNGGFLSHVAGKLFARTGSEEADFRIHNVFLGGVQNPEQEELLGTELCHIHAASYGHWMQNYRYRLSHGVYRAELKPNRAPELGGLTLHELLKTIEDTDGEEGLKAFYEEVCTATPELLKRLDDHGLLRNYDLELEAKRQKHFGPRT